One region of Sulfuriroseicoccus oceanibius genomic DNA includes:
- a CDS encoding shikimate kinase: MPPSTDDSTASAPDGSGDTVASPRPLNIVLVGFMATGKTTIGRILSKKLGFQFVDCDHEIEKQQGMKITEIFKTQGEEAFRQMETDFLQSLASQSKLIISTGGGVVGRQPNREILPTLGYVVWLHTKKQVIFDRVMSNSNRPLVQTEDPMGTIKALLKVRKPLYKEVADIQIKTHKLTFDETAEGIIDTACYFFSKQQAECNPICEVSQGGGKGE; encoded by the coding sequence GTGCCCCCCTCGACTGACGACTCCACTGCCTCCGCCCCTGACGGATCCGGTGACACTGTTGCGTCGCCACGCCCGCTCAACATTGTGCTTGTCGGGTTCATGGCGACCGGAAAGACAACCATTGGCCGCATTCTCTCCAAAAAGCTCGGCTTTCAGTTTGTGGATTGCGACCACGAAATTGAGAAGCAACAGGGGATGAAGATCACCGAAATCTTCAAGACCCAGGGCGAAGAGGCTTTCCGCCAAATGGAGACCGACTTCCTTCAGTCGCTCGCATCGCAGTCCAAACTGATCATTTCCACCGGCGGCGGTGTCGTCGGCCGCCAGCCCAACCGGGAAATCCTACCGACCCTCGGCTACGTCGTCTGGCTCCACACCAAAAAGCAGGTCATCTTCGACCGAGTGATGAGCAATTCCAACCGCCCGCTGGTCCAAACCGAAGACCCAATGGGTACCATCAAGGCCCTGCTCAAAGTGCGCAAACCGCTCTACAAAGAGGTCGCCGACATCCAGATCAAAACCCACAAACTCACCTTCGACGAAACCGCCGAAGGCATCATCGATACCGCTTGCTACTTCTTCTCGAAGCAACAAGCCGAGTGCAACCCAATCTGCGAAGTCTCGCAGGGCGGAGGCAAGGGGGAGTAG
- a CDS encoding MDR family oxidoreductase gives MFKGILIEKDDAGVRAGVEELTEEQLPEGDVTVRVSHSTLNYKDALAITNKGPVVRQFPMVPGIDLVGVVEDSAHPDYKPGDEVIANGWGIGEGHWGGLAQRARLNGEWLVPLPEGMRPQQAMAIGTAGYTAMLCVMALERHGVTPDDGEIVVTGAAGGVGSVAIAVLARLGFKVVAVSGRPEEADYLQNLGASEVMDRSVLDGPGRPLAKQRWAGAVDVVGSHTLANVCASMNYRGIVTACGLAGGMDFPSTVAPFILRGVTLVGIDSVMCPRSERVEAWRRLSHDLDLTKLETIRREIGLSDAVDCAGQLLEGKIRGRVVVDVNR, from the coding sequence ATGTTCAAAGGGATCTTAATCGAGAAAGACGACGCGGGTGTCCGCGCGGGAGTGGAGGAGTTGACTGAAGAGCAGTTGCCTGAGGGCGATGTGACCGTGCGGGTGAGTCATTCGACGCTCAATTACAAGGACGCATTGGCGATCACGAACAAGGGGCCGGTGGTGCGGCAGTTTCCGATGGTGCCTGGCATTGATTTGGTCGGGGTGGTGGAGGATTCGGCGCATCCTGACTACAAGCCGGGCGATGAGGTGATCGCGAATGGTTGGGGGATTGGAGAAGGCCATTGGGGCGGGCTGGCGCAGCGGGCCCGGCTCAATGGCGAATGGTTGGTTCCTCTGCCTGAGGGCATGCGCCCCCAGCAGGCGATGGCGATCGGGACGGCTGGCTACACGGCGATGCTTTGTGTGATGGCGCTGGAGCGGCACGGTGTGACGCCGGATGATGGCGAGATTGTCGTGACCGGTGCGGCCGGTGGGGTGGGGAGCGTTGCGATCGCCGTGCTGGCGAGGCTTGGATTCAAGGTAGTGGCTGTCAGTGGAAGGCCGGAGGAGGCTGACTACCTGCAGAATTTGGGAGCGTCAGAGGTGATGGATCGCTCGGTCTTGGATGGGCCGGGACGTCCGCTGGCGAAACAACGCTGGGCAGGCGCGGTTGACGTGGTGGGGAGCCACACGTTGGCAAATGTCTGCGCGTCGATGAATTACCGTGGGATTGTCACTGCTTGTGGTCTTGCGGGCGGTATGGATTTTCCATCAACGGTGGCGCCGTTCATTCTCCGCGGCGTGACCTTGGTCGGGATCGACAGTGTGATGTGCCCGCGATCTGAGCGGGTGGAGGCATGGCGTCGGTTGAGTCACGACCTCGATTTGACGAAGCTCGAGACCATCCGCCGGGAAATCGGGCTGAGCGATGCGGTCGACTGCGCGGGGCAGCTGTTGGAAGGCAAGATTCGGGGGCGCGTCGTGGTCGACGTGAATCGGTGA
- the queG gene encoding tRNA epoxyqueuosine(34) reductase QueG translates to MPSPPADPPNHDTPDGPALAAQVKAIAEELGFDDCRIAPAIEAPHADRFREWVEAKTYGDMEWLSRNVERRTDPRIVQPGAKAVIVLALNYYPGDPEPIRDDGQPRGRIARYSWNNDYHDLIVKKLKIFNEKLEALGGIQRYYTDTGPVLERDFASEAGMGWNGKSTVQIHRKLGTWFFLAELITTLDLPADERSPNYCGSCTRCMDNCPTNAITAPNKMDALRCISYLTIEHKGSIPEELRPMMGDRIYGCDRCLEVCPWNKFAKMSRDAFFHARKEIFDLSLRDMLALDDEQFRTIFSKSPIKRTKHPKFLRNVCVAVGNVGTSDDIPALKAAIERFNDPLINEHAEWAIEQIQQREKQ, encoded by the coding sequence ATGCCCTCACCTCCAGCAGATCCTCCGAACCACGACACCCCGGACGGCCCCGCTCTTGCCGCCCAGGTGAAAGCGATTGCTGAAGAGTTGGGGTTTGACGACTGCCGTATCGCACCGGCCATCGAGGCACCGCACGCCGACCGCTTCCGCGAGTGGGTGGAAGCCAAGACCTACGGCGATATGGAATGGCTGTCACGCAATGTGGAGCGGCGCACCGACCCACGCATCGTCCAACCCGGTGCCAAAGCGGTCATCGTGCTGGCTCTCAATTACTACCCGGGGGATCCCGAGCCGATCCGTGACGACGGCCAGCCCCGCGGCCGCATCGCCCGCTATTCGTGGAACAACGACTACCACGACCTCATCGTCAAAAAGCTCAAGATCTTCAACGAAAAGCTTGAGGCCCTCGGTGGCATCCAACGCTACTACACAGACACCGGCCCCGTCCTCGAACGCGACTTCGCCAGCGAAGCCGGCATGGGGTGGAATGGCAAATCCACCGTCCAAATCCACCGCAAACTCGGCACGTGGTTCTTCCTCGCCGAGCTCATCACCACGCTCGACCTCCCGGCCGACGAGCGCTCCCCCAACTACTGCGGCAGTTGCACCCGCTGCATGGACAACTGCCCGACCAACGCCATCACAGCGCCCAACAAAATGGACGCGCTGCGTTGTATCTCGTACCTCACCATCGAGCACAAAGGCTCCATCCCCGAAGAGCTGCGACCAATGATGGGCGACCGCATCTACGGCTGCGACCGCTGCCTCGAAGTCTGCCCGTGGAACAAGTTCGCCAAGATGTCGCGCGATGCCTTCTTCCACGCCCGCAAGGAGATCTTCGACCTCAGCCTGCGCGACATGCTTGCCCTGGATGACGAGCAGTTCCGCACCATCTTCAGCAAATCCCCGATCAAGCGGACCAAACACCCGAAGTTTCTGCGCAACGTCTGCGTCGCCGTCGGCAACGTCGGCACCTCGGATGACATCCCCGCCCTCAAAGCCGCCATCGAGCGCTTCAACGACCCGCTGATCAACGAACACGCGGAGTGGGCGATTGAGCAGATCCAGCAGCGAGAAAAGCAGTGA
- a CDS encoding Txe/YoeB family addiction module toxin, with amino-acid sequence MRKVFSDQAWEDYLHWQKTDKRMLRKVNDLIKDIDRNLHEGIGKPEPLKHRLAGYWSRRINAEHRLVYRIDEGEIQIAQIRYHY; translated from the coding sequence ATGAGGAAGGTTTTCTCGGACCAAGCGTGGGAGGATTACCTCCACTGGCAGAAGACCGACAAGCGCATGTTGCGGAAGGTTAATGATTTGATCAAAGATATCGACCGGAACCTTCATGAAGGGATAGGGAAGCCCGAACCCTTAAAGCATAGGTTGGCCGGGTATTGGTCTAGACGGATCAATGCGGAGCATCGTCTCGTGTATCGAATCGACGAGGGCGAGATACAGATCGCCCAGATTCGCTATCACTACTGA
- a CDS encoding type II toxin-antitoxin system Phd/YefM family antitoxin — MKAVTYSHARAHLARTISEVCENHDPVVITKKGTDSVVMMSLEDYESMQETAYLLRSPKNASRLLLSLEQLESGKGKERPLAK; from the coding sequence ATGAAGGCGGTCACTTACTCTCACGCTCGCGCGCACCTCGCTCGTACCATCTCAGAAGTTTGTGAGAATCATGACCCTGTGGTTATCACCAAGAAGGGGACCGATTCGGTCGTGATGATGTCGTTGGAAGATTACGAATCCATGCAGGAAACGGCGTACCTGCTGCGGAGTCCGAAGAATGCCTCGCGACTGCTTCTCTCGCTCGAGCAGCTGGAATCAGGCAAAGGTAAGGAGCGGCCGCTGGCGAAATGA
- a CDS encoding L-threonylcarbamoyladenylate synthase — translation MHTETIYADSTGDLRAVGEKAADVLRSGQPVALPAETVYGLAADALNPEAVARVFEAKGRPAHDPLIVHIANRDQLRQVADVPEEIEDVLKQLRQEFWPGALTIVLPKTDAVPDSVTSGLPTVAVRMPADPVFRAVLKAFGGPLAAPSANRFGRISPTSAAAVEEELGGRIPLIIDGGASKEGVESTIIKIEHVPNATKPNFHILRPGPVTIEMLKPIGRCKLPGKNRSAEQIKVEAPGQLDAHYAPRTPLRLIEDPADFTPEEGKRYALLTLDGGKKSKMMDAADWEVIEILSPGAGKLPEAAVRFYHLLRKLDGMDVDEIIAEAVPTHGLGIALMDRMRRAAVGSGSAEG, via the coding sequence ATGCACACCGAAACCATTTATGCGGACTCGACCGGCGATTTGCGCGCGGTGGGAGAAAAGGCAGCGGACGTCCTCAGATCCGGCCAGCCGGTGGCACTTCCGGCGGAAACGGTGTACGGCTTGGCTGCCGACGCCCTCAACCCTGAAGCGGTGGCGCGTGTGTTCGAAGCCAAGGGGCGGCCGGCGCATGACCCGCTGATCGTGCATATTGCCAACCGTGACCAGCTGCGTCAGGTGGCGGACGTGCCGGAAGAGATCGAAGACGTGCTCAAGCAGTTACGGCAGGAATTCTGGCCTGGTGCATTGACCATCGTGCTTCCCAAGACCGATGCGGTGCCCGACTCGGTGACGTCCGGGTTGCCAACCGTGGCGGTGCGGATGCCGGCTGACCCCGTTTTTCGTGCGGTGCTCAAGGCATTTGGTGGCCCGCTTGCGGCTCCGAGCGCCAACCGCTTCGGCCGGATCAGCCCGACCTCAGCGGCTGCGGTGGAAGAGGAACTCGGTGGACGTATTCCATTGATCATCGACGGAGGCGCCAGCAAGGAGGGCGTGGAGTCGACCATTATCAAGATCGAGCACGTGCCAAACGCGACCAAGCCGAACTTCCACATTTTGCGTCCCGGACCGGTCACGATTGAAATGCTCAAGCCGATTGGTCGCTGCAAGTTGCCGGGCAAGAACCGCAGCGCCGAGCAAATCAAGGTCGAGGCGCCGGGGCAGCTCGATGCCCACTACGCACCACGTACGCCATTGCGCCTGATCGAAGATCCGGCGGACTTCACACCAGAGGAGGGTAAGCGTTATGCGTTGCTCACTCTCGACGGTGGCAAAAAGTCGAAGATGATGGACGCGGCGGACTGGGAGGTGATTGAAATCCTCAGCCCAGGTGCGGGCAAGTTGCCTGAGGCTGCGGTACGCTTCTACCATTTGTTGCGCAAGCTCGACGGCATGGACGTGGACGAGATCATCGCGGAAGCTGTGCCGACGCATGGTCTGGGGATTGCGTTGATGGACCGCATGCGCCGCGCAGCGGTTGGATCCGGATCCGCTGAGGGGTAG
- the panC gene encoding pantoate--beta-alanine ligase, with protein sequence MEVCRTIVELRQAIARRRAAGRVVLVPTMGALHRGHGTLIEEGRDLAGNDGVLVVSIFVNPTQFGEGEDFEDYPRDLERDGQMCDELGVDLIFAPQAKEMYAGDHSIRVRENSVSQHLCGESRPGHFSGVCTVVAKLFNIVQPDIAVFGKKDAQQLAIIRRMVRDLNFPVEIVGVETVREFDGLAMSSRNAYLDSDHREQAPLIREALATAEELFFKGETRASILIGVAEKIISQIDDSRIDYIKVVDADSFQPLERITDDALMAVAVFVGDTRLIDNVELPINECMDAAHVGSVVDELV encoded by the coding sequence ATGGAAGTGTGCCGAACCATCGTTGAATTGCGTCAAGCCATCGCCCGCCGCCGTGCTGCCGGCCGGGTGGTTCTCGTTCCCACCATGGGGGCGCTGCACCGCGGACACGGCACGCTGATCGAAGAAGGGCGCGACCTCGCCGGAAACGACGGCGTGCTGGTGGTGAGCATTTTCGTGAACCCGACCCAGTTTGGTGAAGGCGAGGACTTCGAGGATTACCCACGCGATCTCGAGCGCGATGGCCAGATGTGCGACGAGCTCGGTGTGGATCTGATTTTTGCTCCGCAGGCCAAGGAAATGTATGCCGGCGACCACTCGATTCGCGTCCGCGAGAATTCGGTATCGCAGCATTTGTGCGGTGAGAGCCGTCCGGGGCACTTCTCGGGCGTGTGCACCGTGGTGGCGAAGTTGTTCAACATCGTGCAGCCTGACATCGCTGTGTTCGGCAAGAAGGATGCCCAGCAGCTGGCTATCATCCGCCGCATGGTCCGCGATTTGAACTTCCCAGTGGAAATCGTCGGGGTGGAAACCGTGCGCGAGTTTGATGGTCTGGCCATGAGCTCGCGTAATGCGTACCTCGATAGCGACCACCGCGAACAGGCTCCGCTGATCCGCGAAGCACTTGCCACGGCGGAGGAGTTGTTCTTCAAGGGCGAGACCCGTGCGTCGATTCTGATCGGGGTGGCGGAGAAAATCATCAGCCAGATCGATGATTCCCGCATCGATTACATCAAAGTGGTGGATGCCGACAGCTTCCAGCCGCTGGAACGCATCACGGACGACGCCTTGATGGCGGTTGCTGTGTTTGTCGGCGACACGCGTTTGATCGACAACGTCGAGCTGCCAATCAACGAATGCATGGACGCCGCTCATGTCGGCTCCGTGGTGGATGAGTTGGTTTAG
- a CDS encoding FMN-binding glutamate synthase family protein, with protein sequence MSKTLHVNLHRLAVATNIGLVVMLGVAILLGITVSGYFHILTVVLLLLNALNFYYRRVQQDHTILRNFGILGQSRYLIESLGPELRQYLIANDTEERPFNRNERAQVYSKAKNLDSTASFGSLLNFDNSEIKIRHSMFPSSLDGLTPFSVTFGEARGVAHPYTIRKPIMISAMSYGALGCNAVRALARGAHMAGIPMNTGEGGFPKYHLMEEADLIFQLGTAKYGARRDDGTLDPAKLKAIAAEPQVKMIEIKFSQGAKPGKGGLLPKEKITAEIAELRGIPRDRDAISPRHHAECTDIPSTVAFIGYIQSLVDIPVGIKLCIGSIVEFRQLVLEMKQQNTVPDWITIDGSEGGTGAAPRAFMDRVGVPLYPALHQVHRILTEERLRDRTRLIASGKLVVPSRQFIAFTLGADAIFTARGFLLALGCIQALQCSSNTCPTGITTHAPNLQHGIVPAAKAPRIQNYVDNTVHDLEELLAASGKTCLSQLSINDLYIPSDASIAPFLDQTATSR encoded by the coding sequence ATGAGCAAAACACTTCACGTCAACCTCCACCGACTCGCCGTCGCCACCAACATCGGCCTGGTCGTTATGCTTGGCGTGGCCATCTTGCTGGGCATCACAGTTTCAGGCTATTTCCACATCCTGACAGTTGTCCTGCTCTTGCTCAACGCGCTCAACTTCTATTACCGGCGCGTCCAACAAGACCACACCATCCTGCGCAACTTCGGGATCCTCGGCCAATCGCGCTACCTCATCGAGAGCCTCGGCCCCGAGCTACGGCAATATCTCATCGCCAACGACACCGAAGAGCGTCCATTCAACCGCAACGAAAGGGCTCAGGTGTACAGCAAAGCAAAGAACCTCGACTCCACCGCATCGTTCGGATCGTTGCTCAATTTCGACAACTCGGAGATCAAGATCCGCCACTCCATGTTCCCCTCGTCGCTCGACGGCCTCACTCCCTTCAGCGTGACCTTCGGCGAGGCGCGAGGCGTGGCGCATCCGTACACCATCCGCAAACCGATCATGATCAGCGCGATGAGTTACGGTGCCCTTGGCTGCAATGCAGTGCGAGCATTGGCCCGCGGCGCCCACATGGCAGGCATCCCGATGAACACAGGCGAAGGCGGTTTTCCCAAATACCACCTGATGGAAGAAGCCGACCTCATCTTCCAGCTCGGCACCGCCAAATACGGTGCCCGCCGTGACGACGGCACGCTCGATCCAGCGAAACTCAAAGCCATCGCCGCCGAGCCGCAGGTCAAAATGATTGAGATCAAGTTCTCCCAGGGCGCCAAGCCCGGCAAAGGCGGACTCCTCCCGAAAGAAAAGATCACCGCAGAAATCGCCGAACTGCGCGGCATTCCCCGCGACCGCGATGCCATCTCCCCACGCCACCACGCCGAATGCACGGACATCCCCAGCACCGTCGCATTTATCGGGTACATCCAAAGCCTCGTCGACATCCCCGTCGGCATCAAACTCTGCATCGGCAGCATCGTCGAGTTCCGCCAACTCGTGCTCGAAATGAAACAGCAAAACACCGTGCCAGACTGGATCACCATCGACGGATCAGAAGGCGGCACCGGTGCGGCTCCCCGCGCATTCATGGACCGCGTCGGCGTGCCCCTCTACCCCGCCCTCCATCAAGTGCACCGCATTCTCACCGAAGAACGCCTGCGCGACCGCACCCGCCTCATCGCCAGCGGCAAGCTCGTCGTACCCAGCCGCCAGTTCATCGCCTTCACCCTCGGAGCCGACGCCATCTTCACTGCTCGCGGCTTCCTGCTCGCCCTCGGCTGCATCCAGGCATTGCAGTGCAGCAGCAACACCTGCCCAACCGGCATCACAACCCACGCCCCCAACCTCCAACACGGCATCGTCCCAGCCGCCAAGGCACCGCGCATCCAAAACTACGTCGATAACACCGTCCACGACTTGGAAGAACTGCTCGCCGCATCCGGCAAGACCTGCCTCAGCCAACTCTCGATCAACGACCTCTACATCCCATCCGACGCGTCCATTGCCCCCTTTCTCGATCAAACCGCCACCTCCCGGTAA
- a CDS encoding BLUF domain-containing protein has product MAYLSKLAVAMTQSDIDRLLNKAWAANTRRGITGALVMERGMFFQILEGTEAEVRSLFKLISSDSRHREIQLLMERPANERFFDDWAMAVCRPEGSKLKNGFSAIEEAAASPNPREAAAKPIDDFMHVLREHLLHGESTTV; this is encoded by the coding sequence ATGGCATACCTCAGCAAGCTCGCTGTGGCCATGACCCAGTCGGACATCGACCGATTGCTTAACAAGGCTTGGGCCGCCAACACACGCCGGGGAATCACCGGCGCACTCGTGATGGAGCGGGGCATGTTTTTCCAAATCCTGGAAGGTACCGAGGCTGAGGTGAGATCACTCTTCAAACTGATCTCGTCGGACTCACGCCACCGTGAAATCCAGCTACTCATGGAGCGCCCGGCGAACGAACGATTCTTCGATGATTGGGCAATGGCAGTATGCCGCCCCGAGGGCTCGAAGTTGAAGAATGGCTTCAGCGCGATCGAAGAAGCCGCGGCCTCGCCCAACCCGCGCGAAGCCGCAGCCAAGCCAATCGATGACTTTATGCACGTCTTGCGCGAACACCTGCTCCACGGCGAATCCACTACGGTTTAG
- the murJ gene encoding murein biosynthesis integral membrane protein MurJ, translating into MSEAAAKPAAAKSGLRSTWVVSAAIMFSRVLGLAREMLLFALFETRWLSCFYLAFKIPNLLRDLFAEGALSQAFVTVFSKKMKDGGDKPAWVLAHKMLTLTSLFMGMVSLVGILAAPWIVDLFIGDGGAEVFDQEMRDLTVLMVRIMYPFIAIVSLAALVMGILNARGVFGIPALASSFFNLGSMATGFGIGYLMDPGFGKTALVGFSIGTVIGGLAQLGVQVPSLWKQGFRMKPDFAWRKDEGVRKILSLLGPAVIASSAVQVNVMINAGFAARSSEGAVALLQGAFRLMQLPLGLFGVAVAMVTLPALSRAAGDANHASGEFRGILSGGVRFVTMLTLPCAVGLALLAEPVISLLYERGKFDHEQVGQMASALRFYAIGLIFYSAIKVIQPAFYAIEKRFIPMIISFISIAINFVSNYLFVIVFNLPFQYLALSTGIVAALNCVQLYVIMARQAGGLETLKLLGSFAKLAVAAGVMSVIGWLGMTYLMDGFSGFPVWKKLITLMPTIALAALGYFGVCFALRVGELAELRAMIARKLAR; encoded by the coding sequence ATGAGTGAAGCCGCCGCGAAGCCCGCCGCCGCCAAGTCCGGGTTGAGATCGACCTGGGTGGTGAGTGCCGCGATTATGTTCAGCCGTGTCCTTGGTTTGGCGCGCGAGATGTTGCTTTTCGCGTTGTTTGAGACGCGGTGGCTGAGTTGCTTTTACCTGGCGTTCAAGATCCCGAATCTGTTGCGGGATTTGTTTGCGGAGGGGGCTCTGTCGCAGGCCTTTGTCACCGTCTTCTCAAAGAAGATGAAGGATGGCGGCGACAAACCGGCTTGGGTTTTGGCGCACAAGATGCTGACGCTGACGTCCCTTTTCATGGGGATGGTCTCGCTGGTGGGAATCCTGGCGGCGCCGTGGATCGTGGATCTGTTCATCGGTGATGGGGGCGCTGAGGTCTTCGACCAGGAAATGCGCGACCTCACAGTGCTGATGGTGCGCATCATGTACCCGTTCATCGCCATTGTGTCGCTGGCGGCTCTGGTGATGGGGATTTTGAATGCGCGTGGTGTGTTCGGTATCCCGGCGTTGGCATCGAGCTTCTTCAACCTGGGGTCGATGGCGACGGGTTTTGGGATCGGCTATCTGATGGACCCTGGCTTTGGCAAGACCGCGCTGGTCGGGTTCTCGATCGGTACCGTGATTGGTGGTCTGGCGCAGCTTGGTGTGCAGGTGCCATCGTTGTGGAAGCAGGGGTTCCGGATGAAGCCCGACTTTGCGTGGCGCAAGGACGAGGGCGTGCGCAAGATTCTGAGTTTGCTCGGGCCGGCGGTGATTGCGAGCAGTGCGGTGCAGGTGAATGTGATGATCAACGCGGGCTTCGCGGCGCGTTCGTCCGAGGGGGCGGTGGCGTTGTTGCAGGGCGCGTTCCGGTTGATGCAGTTGCCGCTTGGGTTGTTTGGGGTGGCGGTGGCGATGGTGACATTGCCTGCGTTGTCGAGGGCTGCTGGGGATGCGAACCATGCGTCCGGTGAGTTCCGCGGGATTTTGTCAGGCGGTGTGCGGTTCGTCACGATGTTGACTTTGCCATGCGCGGTGGGGTTGGCGTTGCTGGCCGAGCCGGTGATCAGCTTGCTCTATGAGCGAGGAAAGTTCGACCACGAGCAGGTCGGGCAAATGGCGAGTGCGCTGCGGTTCTACGCGATTGGCTTGATCTTCTACTCGGCGATCAAAGTGATCCAGCCGGCGTTTTATGCGATCGAGAAGCGGTTCATCCCGATGATCATCAGCTTCATCTCCATCGCGATTAACTTTGTTTCGAACTACTTGTTTGTAATCGTTTTCAACCTGCCGTTCCAGTATCTCGCGTTGTCGACGGGGATCGTGGCGGCGCTCAACTGCGTGCAGCTTTATGTGATTATGGCGCGGCAGGCAGGTGGGCTGGAGACGCTCAAGCTATTGGGCAGTTTTGCCAAGCTGGCGGTTGCCGCGGGCGTGATGTCGGTCATCGGCTGGCTGGGGATGACTTACTTGATGGACGGGTTCAGTGGGTTCCCGGTTTGGAAAAAGCTGATCACCTTGATGCCGACGATCGCTCTGGCGGCGCTTGGCTACTTTGGCGTGTGTTTCGCACTGAGGGTTGGTGAGCTTGCAGAATTGAGAGCAATGATCGCACGCAAACTAGCGCGATAG